GCGCCACGAGGTGCTCGAGGCGATGGTGCTGATGCTCAATCCGGTCACCCCGCACACCTGCCACGCGCTGTGGCAGGCGCTGGGCCACGCCGAGCAGGTGGTCGACGACGTCGCCTTCCCGTCCGTCGATCCGGGCGCGCTGGTGCGCGACGCGGTGACCCTGGCGGTGCAGGTCAACGGCAAGCTGCGCGGCACCATCGAGGCCGCCGCGGATGCGCCGCGCGAGGCGGTCGAGGCCGCGGCGCTCGCCGAGCCGGGAGTCGCGCGGGTGCTCGAGGGCCTGACGGTGCGCAAGGTCATCGTGGTCCCCGGCAAGATCGTCAACGTGGTGGCCGGATGAAGCGCCGCCGCCTTGCCGGACGCGACGGCCTCGTCCAGACTCGCGCGATGACCGCACCCCGTCTCCGCATCGTCCTCCCGGCGCTGATGCTGCTGGCCCTTTCGGCCTGCGGTTTCCACCTTCGCGAGCCGCTCCAGCTCCCGCCGGGCCTCGACGGTGTCCGCGTGGTCGCCGCCGACCCCTACAGCGCGCTGGCCCAGGCGCTGACGCGCTCGCTGGAACACGCCGGCCTCGAGGTCAAGGACGGCGTGGCGCAGGGCACCGGCGTGCTCCGGATCCATTCCGAAGGCTGGGATTCGCAGGCGATCAGCGTCGACCAGTTCGGCCGCGCCCAGGAGTTCACCCTGCGCTATGCGGCGGTGTTCTCGGTCCAGGACGCCAATGGCGACGAGCTGGTGCCGGAGCAGGTGATCGAGCTGTCGCGCGAGTACGTCTCGCTGCCCGAGAACTCCACCGGCTCGGAGAGCGAGCGCGAGATGCTCTCGCGCGAGCTCCAGCGCGAGATGGCCGCCTCGGTGCTGCGCCGGATCGACGCGGTGAACCGGGCGCGCATGCGCGACGCCGGCCCCGCCGCCAGCGACGACTGAGCCGCGCGGCCGATGGCCCGTGAGCTGACGCCCGAACAGCTGGCCTCCGGGCTGTCGCGCGGACCGCTGTCGCCGGTGTACCTGGTGGCCGGCGCCGAGATGCTGCGGGTGCTGGAATGCGCGGATGCCATCCGTGCCGCGGCGCGCGGGCAGGGTTATGCCGAACGCGAGGTGTTCGAGGTCGAAGGCCGGGACGTCGACTGGGATGGCCTCGAGGCCAGCCTGCGCGCGCCCAGCCTGTTTTCGGCGCGGCGGCTGATCGAGGTCCGCCTGCCCACGGCCAAGCCGGGCAAGCAGGGCGCGGAGGTGATCGCCGGCTACTGCGCCCAGCCGCCGCCGGACACCTGCCTGCTGGTCACCGGCGGCGAATGGAGCCGCAAGCACGGTGGCAAGTGGAGCGAGGCGATCGCCGGCGCCGGGGCCATCGCCGTGGCCTGGCCGGTCAAGCCCCACGAGCTGCAGGTCTGGGTGGAGGCGCGGCTGCGCCGGCGCGGCGTGCGCGCCGATACGGCCGCCGTGCAGCTGCTGGTGGAGCGGGTGGAAGGCAACCTGCTCGCCGCCGCGCAGGAGATCGACAAGCTGGCGCTGCTCGCGCCCGACGGGACCCTGGACGCCGCGCGGATGCAGGCGCTGGTTGCCGACGCCGCGCGTTACGACGTGTTCCGCCTGGTCGATGCCGCGCTCAACGGCCAGGGCGCCCAGGCGGTGCGCATGCTCGCCGGGCTGCGTGCCGAGGGCGAAGCGGTGCCGGCCCTCATGGGCATGGTGGTGATGGAGCTGCAGCGCACGGCCGCGCTGGCGCGGGTCAAGGCCCGCGGCGGCAACCTGGGCGCGGAATTCAAGGCCCAGCGCATCTGGGATGCCAAGGAGGCGGCCTATCGCCGCGCGCTGGAGCGCCATCCGGCGGCGCGCTGGGAGCGCTTCGTGGCCGTGGCAGGCGAGGTCGACCGCGTCGCCAAGGGCCGCGGCGCGGGCGACGAGTGGCTGCTGCTGGAGCGCCTGCTGCTCGCCGTGGCCGACCCGCGCGCGGTCGCCCTGCTGGCGGCGTGAGCCTGCTCGCCTGCTACGGCGGCAGCTTCGATCCGGTCCACCTGGGACACCTGGCCGTGGCGCGGACGGTCCGCGACGCGCTCGCGGCCGAGGTCGCGCTGGTGCCGGCGGCCGATCCGCCGCACAAGGACGCCACCCACGCCGGCGCCGCCCGGCGCGGGCGCATGCTCGAGCTGGCGATCGCCGGCGAGCCCGGCCTGTGCATCGATCCGCTGGAATTCGAGCGCGATGGACCGTCGTACACCATCGATACCCTGCGCATGGTCCGCGCCCGCCAGGGCCCCCATCGGCCGGTCGCCTGGGTGGTCGGCGGTGATTCGCTGCTCCAGCTCGACGCCTGGTACCGCTGGCGCGAGCTGTTCGCGCACGGCCACGTGCTGGCGGTCGCCCGCCCTGGCTCGCCGCTGGGGCCGGAGGACATCGCCGCGCGCGCTCCGGCCGTCGCCTGCGAGATCGGCAGCCGCCGCCGGCCCGCCGAAGCGTTGGCCGACACGCCCGCGGGCGGCTTCGCCGTGCTCGAGCTGCCGCGCCTGCGCCACGAATCCTCGACCGAGGTGCGCCGCAGGATCGCCGCAGGTGGCGACTGGGAATCCCTGCTGCCGGCCCCCGTGGCCGGTTTCGTGCGCGAACACCGGCTGTACGGATACAGGGCCGCGACGGGCCCTTCGCTATAATCCCGCCTCACGCCAACGAGCCACAGCCTTTGTCCAGCCAAGCCCAAGTCATCAAGACCAGCCTGCCCAGCCCGCCGCCGTCGGTCGACGTGCTGCTTTCCACCGTCCTCGAGGCCGTGGCCGAGATCAAGGCGGTCGACGTCGCCGAGATCGACGTCCGCGGCAAGACCAGCGTCTGCGATTTCATGGTGGTCGCCTCGGGCACCTCGACGCGCCACGTGAAGTCGATCGCCGACGAGGTGGTGAAGTTCGCCAAGCGCCTCGACTGCCAGCCGCTGGGCGTCGAAGGCGAGCGCGAGGCCGAATGGGTGCTGGTCGACCTGGGCGACGTCGTGGTCCACGTCATGCTGCCGCGCGTGCGCGAGTTCTATGCGCTGGAGCGGCTGTGGACGGTGGGCGACCAGCCGCCCGGTGACCACGATGACGGCGGCGGGTATCGCCGCGGCGACAGCGACGACGCGAACCGCGACGCCGGCTGAGGCGCGATGAAGGCTCGCCTGGTGGCCGTCGGCGAACGCCCGCCGGCCTGGGTGGCCGAAGGCTTCGCCGAATACCGCAAGCGGCTGTCGCACTGGCTGCCGCTGGAACTGGTGGAAGTCACGCCGGGCCTGCGCGGCAAGGGTCGCGACGCCGCCCGTGCGACACACGACGAAGGCCAGCGCGTGCTGGCCGCCCTGCCGCGCGACGTCCACGTCGTGGCGCTGGACGGTCGTGGGCGGGCCTGGGATTCAGAGGCGCTGTCCACCCGCCTGGAACACTGGCGTGGCCAGGGACGCGACCTGGCCTTCCTGGTCGGCGGGCCCGAGGGCCACGCCGACGAGGTGCTGGCCCGCGCCGACGAGACCTGGTCGCTGGGCCCGCTCACGCTGCCGCACATGCTGGTGCGGCTGGTGTTGGCCGAGCAGCTGTACCGCGCCGCGGCGCTGCTCGCCAACCACCCCTACCACCGCGCCTGAGCGCGCCGCTCAGCCGCGGTCGAGGCGGAACTCGACCGGCACCACGCCGATGGCCTGCACCGGCCGACCGTCGCGGACGGCCGGCTGGAAGCGCCAGTGGCGCAGCACGTGGCGACGGGCCGCTTCGTCGAGCGCGCGGTAGCCGCTGCCGCTCTCGACGCTGACCTCCAGCGGCCGTCCATCGACGCCAACCAGCACCTTCAGCACCACCGTGCCCTGGTGGCCTGCGCGGAGCGCGTCCCGCGGATAGGGCGGCGCGCTGGCCTCGGCATACGCCAGTTGCATGCCGGTGACCGGCCCCGCCTCGGGCCGGGTGCCCACGTCGACCATTCCGGTGTCCATCGCCGGCGACGGCTCCGCCGGGAGGGTGCCGCCGTCGACCAGCGGCGGGGCCGCGACGGTCGGCGCCGGAACGACCACGCGTCGTGCCTGGGCAGCCGGTGCCGGTGGCGTCACCGCGGGCTGAACCGGCACGAGCTCGGGCGGAGGGGGCGGCGGCAGCGGCCTCGGCTCGAACCACTCGCCCTGCAGGCTCTTTGGCGGTGCCGGAGCCGTGTCCGGGCGGCCGAGCGGCGCCAGCATCAGCATCAGCGCGGCACCGTTGAGGAGCAGGGCGCCGGCGATGCCGACGATGCGAACCGGATCGGGCCGGCGTGGATCGTCCGCGGCGTGGCGGGTGGACAGGGCGGGGAGCGGACTGCCGAGCGCGTGCTGCAGGACCATGGACCACCTCCTCGTTTGCCGGCGTCTTGCCGGGGTGCGGGGATGCCAACGCGCGGCCGCCGGCCGCGGGGTTGTCAGCGCCCCAGTTCGAACACGATCTCCAGGTTGGCCACCAGGGTGTTCTCGCCAGCGGCGACCGGGGTCGACGCCTCGGCATCCATGGCCATCGCGCGCATCGCGTACATCGGCTGCGGCGTCTGCAGCCGGCCGCCTTCGCTGATGCTCACGATCCGGCGCACGCGCAGGCCCAGGGCCTCAGCGTACATGTCGGCACGGCCGCGCGCCTGCTCGAGCGCCTTGCGCCGCGCCTCGTCATAGACCGCCTCGGGCTGGTCGATGCCGAAGCTCGGGCCATTGACGTTGTTGGCGCCGCTGGCCACGAGCGCATCCAGCACCTCGCCGAGCTTCGCGATGTCGCGCACCTTGAGGTTCACCGAGTTGCTGGCGTTGTAGCCGGAGATGCGCGGCTCCTCGTTCTCCACGTGGCGGTAATTCGGATGGATGCTGATGCCCGAGGTCTGGATGTCGCGTTCGGCCACGCCCGCGGCGCGGATGGCCGCGATCACCCTGGTCATCTGCGCGGCGTTCGCGCGCATGGCGGCACTGGCGTCCGCGGCCTGGGTCACCACGCCGGCCGATGCGGTGGCCACGTCCGGCGCGCGGCTGGCTTCGCCGGTGGCCGAGACCGAGAGCAGCGTCCCGTCGGTGGCGCCTGCGGTGGCGGGGGTCTGCGCGTGTGCGGTCAAGGCGGGGCTCCCGAAGGCGATGAGGAGGGAGAGGGCGGCGACGGACGCCGTGCGCTGCAGGCTGGGGATCATCTTGGTCTCCGGAAACGGTCAGGGGAAGGGTTGTGCCGGTGGAGTGAACGGGTCGTGAGCCGCAGCGGGGTTGATGCCGGGGCGCACGGTCGGCCCCGCGCCGGCACGGTATCCTTCGACGATGCTCCACCTTGCCTCGAAATCCCCGCGCCGCCGCGAGCTGCTGGCGCGCCTCGGCCTCGACTTCGGCGTGCTCGACGTCGAAGTCGCGGAGCAGCGCGCGCCGGGCGAGTCCCCTGACGGCTATGTCGCGCGCGTGGCGCGCGAGAAGGCCGGCGCCGGCCTGCTGCGCGTGGTCGCGGTGCCCGGCGCGGTCGTCCTGGGTTCGGACACCGAAGTGGTCCTGGGCGACGAGGTCTTCGGCAAGCCCGCCGACGCCGCCGATGCCGAGGGCATGCTGCGCCGGCTCTCCGGCCGCAGCCATCGCGTGCTGACGGCCGTGTCGCTGGTCTCGGCCGGACGCGAGGCTTCGACCCTGGTGGAGAGCGAAGTGACGTTCGCCACCCTGTCCGATGCCGACATCGCCGAGTACGTGGGCAGCGGCGAACCCATGGGCCGTGCCGGTGCCTATGCGATCCAGGGCGGCGCCGAACGCTTCATCCGCCGCCTGGCGGGCAGCTATTCGGGCGTGATGGGCCTGCCGCTGCACGAGACGGCGGAGCTTCTGCGCGGCTTCGGCCTGCAGGCGCGCACGCCGCGCGCGGACGGCGGCGCATGAGCGAGGAGATCCTGGTCAACGTCACCCCGCGCGAGACCCGCGTGGCCGTGGTCGAGAACGGCATGCTCCAGGAGCTGCACATCGAGCGTGGCTGGAGCCGCGGGGTGGTCGGCAACATCTACAAGGGCAAGGTGCAGCGTGTCATGCCGGGCATGCAGGCGGCCTTCGTCGACCTCGGCCTCGAGCG
The sequence above is a segment of the Luteimonas sp. MC1750 genome. Coding sequences within it:
- the rsfS gene encoding ribosome silencing factor; translated protein: MSSQAQVIKTSLPSPPPSVDVLLSTVLEAVAEIKAVDVAEIDVRGKTSVCDFMVVASGTSTRHVKSIADEVVKFAKRLDCQPLGVEGEREAEWVLVDLGDVVVHVMLPRVREFYALERLWTVGDQPPGDHDDGGGYRRGDSDDANRDAG
- the lptE gene encoding LPS assembly lipoprotein LptE, whose protein sequence is MTAPRLRIVLPALMLLALSACGFHLREPLQLPPGLDGVRVVAADPYSALAQALTRSLEHAGLEVKDGVAQGTGVLRIHSEGWDSQAISVDQFGRAQEFTLRYAAVFSVQDANGDELVPEQVIELSREYVSLPENSTGSESEREMLSRELQREMAASVLRRIDAVNRARMRDAGPAASDD
- the rlmH gene encoding 23S rRNA (pseudouridine(1915)-N(3))-methyltransferase RlmH gives rise to the protein MKARLVAVGERPPAWVAEGFAEYRKRLSHWLPLELVEVTPGLRGKGRDAARATHDEGQRVLAALPRDVHVVALDGRGRAWDSEALSTRLEHWRGQGRDLAFLVGGPEGHADEVLARADETWSLGPLTLPHMLVRLVLAEQLYRAAALLANHPYHRA
- a CDS encoding energy transducer TonB; this encodes MVLQHALGSPLPALSTRHAADDPRRPDPVRIVGIAGALLLNGAALMLMLAPLGRPDTAPAPPKSLQGEWFEPRPLPPPPPPELVPVQPAVTPPAPAAQARRVVVPAPTVAAPPLVDGGTLPAEPSPAMDTGMVDVGTRPEAGPVTGMQLAYAEASAPPYPRDALRAGHQGTVVLKVLVGVDGRPLEVSVESGSGYRALDEAARRHVLRHWRFQPAVRDGRPVQAIGVVPVEFRLDRG
- a CDS encoding Maf family nucleotide pyrophosphatase yields the protein MLHLASKSPRRRELLARLGLDFGVLDVEVAEQRAPGESPDGYVARVAREKAGAGLLRVVAVPGAVVLGSDTEVVLGDEVFGKPADAADAEGMLRRLSGRSHRVLTAVSLVSAGREASTLVESEVTFATLSDADIAEYVGSGEPMGRAGAYAIQGGAERFIRRLAGSYSGVMGLPLHETAELLRGFGLQARTPRADGGA
- the nadD gene encoding nicotinate-nucleotide adenylyltransferase, translated to MSLLACYGGSFDPVHLGHLAVARTVRDALAAEVALVPAADPPHKDATHAGAARRGRMLELAIAGEPGLCIDPLEFERDGPSYTIDTLRMVRARQGPHRPVAWVVGGDSLLQLDAWYRWRELFAHGHVLAVARPGSPLGPEDIAARAPAVACEIGSRRRPAEALADTPAGGFAVLELPRLRHESSTEVRRRIAAGGDWESLLPAPVAGFVREHRLYGYRAATGPSL
- the holA gene encoding DNA polymerase III subunit delta; translation: MARELTPEQLASGLSRGPLSPVYLVAGAEMLRVLECADAIRAAARGQGYAEREVFEVEGRDVDWDGLEASLRAPSLFSARRLIEVRLPTAKPGKQGAEVIAGYCAQPPPDTCLLVTGGEWSRKHGGKWSEAIAGAGAIAVAWPVKPHELQVWVEARLRRRGVRADTAAVQLLVERVEGNLLAAAQEIDKLALLAPDGTLDAARMQALVADAARYDVFRLVDAALNGQGAQAVRMLAGLRAEGEAVPALMGMVVMELQRTAALARVKARGGNLGAEFKAQRIWDAKEAAYRRALERHPAARWERFVAVAGEVDRVAKGRGAGDEWLLLERLLLAVADPRAVALLAA
- a CDS encoding SIMPL domain-containing protein, translating into MIPSLQRTASVAALSLLIAFGSPALTAHAQTPATAGATDGTLLSVSATGEASRAPDVATASAGVVTQAADASAAMRANAAQMTRVIAAIRAAGVAERDIQTSGISIHPNYRHVENEEPRISGYNASNSVNLKVRDIAKLGEVLDALVASGANNVNGPSFGIDQPEAVYDEARRKALEQARGRADMYAEALGLRVRRIVSISEGGRLQTPQPMYAMRAMAMDAEASTPVAAGENTLVANLEIVFELGR